One part of the Aspergillus fumigatus Af293 chromosome 7, whole genome shotgun sequence genome encodes these proteins:
- a CDS encoding N(6)-L-threonylcarbamoyladenine synthase family protein: protein MLISRSASALLRGRICSPSKVIQRAQNRGLLTLAIETSCDDTSVAIVEKNDRCRDISTRIHFLENVTADTREYRGIHPILALESHQENLAKLVDKALKHLPPVSEDGEDTSKLLKLSDGSQRRKPDFVSVTRGPGMRANLFTGLDTAKGLSVAWQIPFVGVHHMQAHLLTPRLVSAMDRAQQGPDVTSANPPLTPEFPFLSILVSGGHSMLVGSTSITDHTIMASTADIAIGEALDKAAREIIAPSVLNEAKTTMYGKLLEQFAFPNGSADWSNYCAPKTRGEELIKQPSPWGWTLTSPFANTRQLQYSFSFLPSMINKLMGAKKTAGKEVSDEERVALAREAMRVCFEHLGSRTIIALEELQQKARNKGVPDVNTLVISGGVAANRFLMAVLRSFLDVRGFGHVEIVAPPPYLCTDNAAMIGWAGIEMFEAGFSTDLGGRALRKWALDPRAEDGGLLGADGWMIKKGKDTVY, encoded by the coding sequence TGACGACACGTCGGTTGCGATCGTCGAGAAGAATGATCGATGCCGTGATATCTCTACGAGAATTCATTTTCTCGAGAATGTGACGGCAGATACCAGGGAATATCGAGGCATCCACCCAATTCTAGCACTTGAATCGCATCAAGAGAATCTGGCCAAACTCGTCGATAAGGCGCTCAAGCACTTACCACCAGTATCggaagatggcgaggatACGTCGAAATTATTGAAACTATCAGATGGCTCTCAACGGCGCAAGCCGGATTTCGTCTCGGTCACCCGCGGGCCTGGGATGCGGGCGAACCTCTTCACTGGACTCGATACAGCCAAAGGCCTGTCCGTCGCATGGCAGATTCCATTTGTGGGCGTCCATCATATGCAAGCCCATCTCCTGACTCCTCGACTTGTTTCCGCCATGGACCGAGCGCAACAAGGCCCCGATGTCACCTCTGCCAACCCACCTCTAACCCCCGAATTTCCCTTCCTCTCTATACTAGTCTCCGGTGGCCATTCAATGCTTGTTGGGTCTACCTCTATTACAGACCATACCATAATGGCATCGACTGCGGATATCGCGATCGGCGAAGCTCTCGATAAAGCTGCGCGAGAAATCATCGCACCCTCTGTCCTCAACGAAGCCAAAACTACAATGTATGGCAAACTGCTGGAACAATTTGCCTTTCCCAACGGCAGCGCAGATTGGAGTAACTACTGTGCCCCCAAGACCCGAGGCGAGGAGCTGATCAAGCAGCCAAGCCCGTGGGGCTGGACCCTCACGTCTCCCTTCGCCAACACCCGGCAGCTGCAGTACAGCTTCTCATTTCTGCCAAGCATGATCAACAAATTGATGGGAGCGAAGAAGACAGCAGGCAAGGAAGTCTCGGATGAGGAGCGAGTTGCTCTGGCCCGTGAGGCGATGCGCGTCTGCTTTGAGCATCTGGGTTCGCGGACGATCATCGCtcttgaggagctgcagcagaAAGCGCGGAACAAGGGTGTCCCAGATGTCAACACGCTCGTTATTAGCGGTGGAGTCGCAGCTAATAGGTTTCTGATGGCTGTGCTACGATCGTTCCTTGATGTCCGCGGGTTCGGACATGTTGAAATTGTTGCGCCGCCGCCGTATTTATGCACGGACAATGCGGCCATGATCGGGTGGGCTGGGATTGAGATGTTCGAGGCAGGCTTCAGCACGGACCTCGGTGGTAGGGCTCTCAGGAAGTGGGCTCTTGATCCGCGTGCTGAGGATGGTGGACTTTTGGGCGCTGACGGGTGGATGATAAAGAAAGGCAAGGACACTGTATACTAG
- a CDS encoding putative PHD finger domain protein, with amino-acid sequence MAPYSSSKYRLSAGRASRKGPKVALKGPNSEASEGPPLKKRRYIPGGPGGGGRYVEIDVDEPPKIKRTPIRRTSSSRSRPAPEPAPEPEPEPESEPEPEPEPEPEPEPIAKPELEPQQVLLPPPPPPPPAPTTPPSARLRREKSQSRGRYGSSTAAALALQQGDGYKPREERGWEEFHPDLDIDAKIAVFSAEEVDRPAPSTPIAEILQLNGIDINSSKDPLAELIKLHTSGASPSPIKRKPGRPPRRPEAILNALGITPQPKAIPPPGPNPRERLTLPKPSFRLRDPFVFYDQPGVGQRNYVDRTMASVGYQESDLFVRHERQMIRMTEGAQEDDLDIINPPTSEGEVNASVGRVEYDMDEQDEKWLEDYNAKRREEQLEPIKPAVFEITMTKIEKEWHTLEKRIPKPNPKPPQTQRPRSSSAAAVNGETTAPGEEQDSKCAICDDGDCENSNAIVFCDGCDLAVHQECYGVPFIPEGQWLCRKCQLIGRGSVNCIFCPNTEGAFKQTTSSKWSHLLCAIWIPEVSLGNPSLMEPVTDVEKVPRSRWKLTCYICKQRMGASIQCSNKNCFVAFHPTCARRAQLYLKMKSGHGAPAIMDSHLLKAFCDKHVPDDWRLEHGTDAATADAIEYYRNTMQGRQWGDSQAAALSLEPSYPLGVDPGELDGQRTHTPRITLTVGGNKRKRIGTPKTIWKLPSGAPVIPQVVLNSVVASLQRFGVRQRKQYAEDACKYWTLKREARRGAALLKRLQLSLETFSSMEMTRRDYVAMGVSGGKRLQRRIEFGERLSYDLDRLRMLCDEVKKREREKLKDAELLRSIVDTVYFPIFPLLWPIYEKAQGLDGKGVFKQGLLSLRTKLQQRYYTSVAAFSADLASIFTSEIGVQPAGDTAELQMQISGRAPELPLEQREKRKLAKRIIKAIQPALEDAIKKESELNRKPFEKELKELDLMFENSVLSRRGSVEEGSAEPAEGEARIDNPVSGEVSDGVQEKVGSKAGLPAKVEPQEESSTSALPEKAEDTATLDAGNDRPIPDAQAQDTPMTDSAELTASAAVTEPEDQIAPGASATIPTSAEAQQEAGPSKEEANSSPLLAQLTESQKGLLTPPPSFQGDPQHPLSQGGILWYMQPFDPVGTTIHEERWTGRDVMRGMSEELSELDEDELKDLVDDEMEGNSAPTDTAAAAASDAPTSETAVKVHRTRRRWRGFK; translated from the exons ATGGCGCCATATTCTTCATCAAAATATCGCTTGTCGGCCGGCAGGGCCTCGCGAAAGGGCCCGAAAGTTGCCCTCAAGGGGCCAAACTCTGAAGCTAGCGAAGGCCCCCCTCTGAAGAAACGAAGATACATTCCCGGAGGACCTGGAGGTGGGGGAAGATATGTCGAAATTGATGTGGACGAACCTCCCAAAATCAAACGAACCCCCATCAGACGAACCTCATCTTCACGAAGTCGCCCTGCACCCGAACCTGCGCCCGAGCCCGAACCCGAACCTGAATCCGAGCCGGAGCCTGAGCCTGAACCTGAGCCTGAACCTGAACCCATAGCCAAACCTGAACTTGAGCCACAACAAGtcctcctcccccccccaccgccgccgccccCTGCTCCGACAACTCCCCCGTCTGCTCGTCTGAGAAGGGAGAAGTCGCAGAGTCGTGGTCGGTATGGCTCGTCGACAGCCGCCGCTTTGGCCCTACAGCAGGGAGACGGGTACAAGCCGCGCGAGGAGCGCGGTTGGGAGGAGTTCCACCCGGACTTGGATATCGATGCCAAAATTGCAGTTTTCAGCGCGGAGGAAGTAGATCGTCCGGCTCCGTCAACGCCCATTGCGGAGATTCTGCAGTTGAACGGTATCGATATTAATTCGAGCAAGGATCCGTTAGCGGAGCTTATCAAACTCCATACCAGTGGCGCGTCTCCTTCACCTATCAAGCGCAAACCAGGTCGTCCTCCCCGTCGTCCTGAGGCTATCCTGAATGCCCTCGGTATTACACCTCAGCCGAAAGCTATACCGCCACCGGGTCCAAACCCCCGCGAGAGGCTCACTCTCCCAAAACCTTCGTTCCGGCTGCGGGATCCTTTTGTTTTCTATGACCAGCCAGGGGTTGGCCAGCGGAACTACGTGGACCGGACGATGGCGAGTGTGGGTTACCAAGAAAGCGATCTTTTCGTCCGTCATGAGCGGCAGATGATTCGGATGACTGAGGGAGCGCAGGAAGACGACCTGGATATTATCAACCCGCCCACTAGCGAGGGGGAAGTCAATGCCTCTGTTGGCAGAGTTGAATATGACATGGACGAGCAAGACGAAAAATGGCTGGAAGACTACAATGCGAAGCGAAGGGAAGAGCAGTTGGAGCCTATCAAACCGGCCGTCTTTGAGATTACCATGACGAAAATCGAGAAAGAGTGGCATACTTTGGAAAAGCGTATACCGAAGCCGAACCCGAAGCCTCCACAGACTCAACGCCCCCGGTCAAGCTCCGCAGCAGCCGTGAATGGAGAAACGACTGCCCCGGGCGAGGAACAAGACAGTAAATGCGCTATCTGTGACGATGGCGACTGCGAAAACTCCAACGCTATTGTCTTCTGCGATGGCTGTGATCTCGCAGTACATCAAGAGTGTTACGGTGTTCCCTTCATCCCTGAGGGGCAATGGTTGTGTCGGAAGTGCCAGCTGATTGGACGGGGATCCGTCAACTGTATCTTCTGTCCGAACACAGAGGGTGCTTTCAAGCAGACTACGAGCTCTAAGTGGTCTCACCTACTCTGTGCCATATGGATCCCAGAGGTCTCCCTTGGCAATCCCTCGCTCATGGAGCCAGTGACTGATGTTGAGAAAGTTCCCCGAAGCCGTTGGAAGCTGACTTGCTACATCTGCAAGCAACGAATGGGAGCTTCAATTCAGTGCAGCAACAAAAACTGCTTTGTTGCCTTTCATCCTACCTGTGCACGGCGGGCTCAGCTTTACCTCAAGATGAAATCCGGCCATGGGGCTCCTGCAATCATGGACTCTCATCTTCTTAAGGCATTTTGTGATAAGCATGTCCCTGACGATTGGCGCTTGGAGCATGGCACCGACGCTGCTACGGCGGATGCTATAGAATATTACCGCAACACAATGCAAGGCAGGCAATGGGGTGATAGTCAGGCGGCTGCTCTGTCGCTGGAGCCATCCTATCCTTTGGGAGTCGACCCCGGCGAACTCGATGGACAAAGGACACATACCCCGCGCATCACGCTTACTGTTGGCGGTAATAAAAGGAAGCGCATTGGCACACCGAAAACAATATGGAAGCTCCCGTCTGGTGCTCCGGTTATTCCTCAGGTTGTCCTTAATTCTGTAGTGGCGTCCCTTCAACGCTTTGGTGTTCGGCAAAGGAAACAGTATGCCGAAGATGCCTGCAAGTACTGGACACTCAAACGCGAAGCCAGGCGAGGTGCAGCTCTTTTGAAACGACTTCAGTTGTCATTAGAGACTTTCTCGTCAATGGAGATGACACGAAGGGATTATGTCGCGATGGGTGTTAGTGGTGGCAAGCGACTGCAGAGACGCATCGAATTCGGTGAAAGATTGTCTTACGACTTGGATCGGCTCCGGATGCTGTGCGATGAAGTAAAGAAACGCGAGCGGGAAAAGTTGAAGGATGCGGAACTTTTAAGGTCCATTGTGGATACCGTATACTTCCCTATTTTTCCTCTGCTCTGGCCTATCTATGAAAAAGCTCAAGG GCTTGACGGAAAAGGGGTTTTCAAACAAGGTCTGCTTTCTCTACGCACGAAACTTCAGCAGCGGTACTACACGTCGGTTGCAGCCTTCTCGGCCGACCTAGCTTCCATATTCACGTCGGAAATAGGGGTTCAACCTGCCGGGGACACTGCTGAGTTGCAGATGCAGATCAGCGGGCGCGCTCCTGAACTCCCTCTTGAACAGCGTGAGAAGAGAAAATTAGCTAAGCGCATCATTAAGGCCATCCAGCCCGCTCTCGAGGATGCGATCAAGAAAGAAAGCGAGCTCAACCGCAAGCCCTTCGAAAAGGAACTGAAAGAGCTGGATCTCATGTTTGAGAACAGCGTCCTCTCCCGAAGAGGATCAGTGGAAGAAGGATCTGCAGAGCCAGCTGAAGGCGAAGCGCGTATCGATAATCCGGTTTCTGGTGAAGTTTCGGATGGTGTGCAAGAGAAAGTGGGTAGTAAAGCAGGGCTTCCTGCCAAAGTCGAGCCTCAAGAGGAATCATCCACCTCGGCCCTACCTGAGAAGGCTGAGGATACTGCCACGCTTGATGCCGGGAACGACCGGCCTATCCCAGATGCTCAGGCACAGGATACTCCCATGACTGATTCTGCTGAGCTTACTGCTTCGGCGGCTGTGACGGAGCCAGAAGATCAGATTGCTCCTGGAGCATCGGCAACAATTCCCACCAGTGCTGAAGCACAGCAGGAAGCCGGGCCaagcaaggaggaagctAATAGCTCGCCACTACTCGCACAGCTAACTGAATCCCAGAAAGGGCTCCTCACACCTCCACCAAGCTTTCAGGGTGATCCGCAACATCCCCTGTCACAGGGTGGTATTCTATGGTACATGCAACCATTCGATCCCGTCGGAACGACTATCCACGAAGAACGCTGGACCGGTCGCGATGTCATGCGAGGGATGAGTGAGGAGCTTAGCGAgttggatgaggacgaatTGAAAGACTTGGTAGACGATGAGATGGAGGGGAACTCGGCGCCCACCGAtacagctgctgctgctgcatcagACGCCCCAACCAGCGAGACGGCTGTGAAAGTCCATCGAACTCGGAGGCGATGGCGTGGATTCAAGTGA